The sequence TCAATAATGAAAGTGATTTTCACGCTTTTTGTCGCATCATTCCTAAAACTTTCACGCTTTTCTTTAGCTTTTTCTTGATTTTCTTGTAAGGATTTGACTTCCTCTGCTTGCATGGAATAAAGAGCGTTCCTGAATAACAAATCCATTTCTTGCTCTATAATCGTTTTAGGCAAATCAAAAAGGATTTTTTCATCTAAATTTTCAATCAATTTTTCTTTTAACTCTTCATTATAGAGTCTGACCTTATTTTCTAAAAATAATTGCCCCTTAACCCTTTCTTTTAAAAGCTCTAACGCCGCATTTTCTTCATTAGCTAACACGATTTTAGCGAGTTCATCATTGATTTCTAACACTTCACGCGCTTGAATTTGGTGTAATTTCACTTTAAAGAGAGCTTCTTTGCCAGCTAAATGCTTTGCATGATAATCGCTAGGGAAAGTCAAAGAAAATTCTTTTTCTTCGCCCGCTTGCATGCCTAAAAGAGCTTTTTCAAAATCTTCTAGCATTTGCTTACTGCCTAAAATCAAACTAAAATTTTGAGTCTTGCCCCCTTCAAAAGGCACATTGTCTATAAAGCCTTCAAAATCAATCGTTAATTTATCATCGTTTTGAGCTTTTCTTTGAGCATCAGTGTCTATAAACTTCGCATAGTCTTTAGCGAGCTGTTTCAAACGCTCATTAACCTTTTCTTCATCCACCGCTTCCACTTCCACGCTAGGCACACACTCTTTGATCTTGTCTAAAACGATCGTGGGTTTTAAGCCGATGTCCGCTTCTATTTCAAAATGCGTGTCTTTTTTTTCAAATTTAGTGAGATTGGGACTACCGATCAAGTCTTTAGATTCAATCCCTAATTCTTTAAGAGCGTTTTTTAAAATCTCTTGAAACATTTCTTCTTGGGCGTCTTGCTCAATTTGAGCTTGATAGCGGGTTTTCACTAAACTAAGGGGGACTTTACCTCTTCTAAAGCCGTCAATCTTAACTTTTTGGGCGATTTTTTGAGCGATTTTATCATAACGCTTTTTTAAATCTTCAATGGAAGGCTTAGCGCTCAAATGGGAGTTAGCGGTGTCAATCTTTTTTACTTCAAGATTCATTTTTTTCCTTAATGGTTAAAAAATTAAATAGGCATTATAGCTTAATTTGTTTGAATTTCGGTTGATAAAAAGCGCTTTTAATTCTAGTTTTCAAAGGATTTTAAAAAACTAGGCTAAAAATCATAAGTTGAAGTGAGATAAATCGAAAGGTTACGCTTAAAATAAAGGGAGTATAAAGGGGTCTTAAAATAACGATTAATTAAAAAAGGGATGCGTGTGCCCAATTCTATTGCCCAGTTTTTATGCCTTGAAAAGCGGTAACGATACCCTGCATTTAACATCACTTGAAACATGTTGGGGTGGTAAGTATTTAGAGGGTTTTTAGCCCATTGTTTAAAGATATTTGTTTCATAAAACCAGGTTTCCCCCACGAGATTTACCCCTAAAATCAGCGTCCCAAAAGCCCTTTTATATACAATATCCGCCCCCATGCCATAAATAAGGGTGTTGATAAAAGTCTCTTTTTTTTGCAATTTGTTTTGATAGCTTTTAGGGATTTGCAAACTCTCTCTCAAACTCGCCTTGAAATCGCTTTTACTTTTAGGCAAAAACCCATAAGCGTAATCCAAAAAAGCGTAATAACGAAACCCATAGTGCTCTTTTTTAGGGAAAAAATGCTTGTAACCAAAGATCAAACTGACTTCAGCAAAAGGAATATTTTTATACTCTGAATGGTTTTTAAAGGTTTCTTTACTCTCTAACCATGACATTTGCACCACGCTAGTGCCATAATAGTAGGAATTTTTATCTAAATTAAGAGGTTTTCTCTTCGCCCTTTTGGGTCTAGCAAAACATGGGTGGCGTGCCGTATTTTTCAAACATTTCTTTTTTAAAAATCGCTTATGCCCTAATTCTTCTTTTTTGACAATCGTGTAAGTCCAATCATTAGCGTTCAAACTCGCACCCAAAAAGAACGCCGAAACCCCCTTCTTAAGCAACCTTTC comes from Helicobacter acinonychis and encodes:
- the tig gene encoding trigger factor, whose product is MNLEVKKIDTANSHLSAKPSIEDLKKRYDKIAQKIAQKVKIDGFRRGKVPLSLVKTRYQAQIEQDAQEEMFQEILKNALKELGIESKDLIGSPNLTKFEKKDTHFEIEADIGLKPTIVLDKIKECVPSVEVEAVDEEKVNERLKQLAKDYAKFIDTDAQRKAQNDDKLTIDFEGFIDNVPFEGGKTQNFSLILGSKQMLEDFEKALLGMQAGEEKEFSLTFPSDYHAKHLAGKEALFKVKLHQIQAREVLEINDELAKIVLANEENAALELLKERVKGQLFLENKVRLYNEELKEKLIENLDEKILFDLPKTIIEQEMDLLFRNALYSMQAEEVKSLQENQEKAKEKRESFRNDATKSVKITFIIDALAKEEKIGVHDNEVFQTLYYEALMTGQNPENLIEQYRRNNMLAAVKMAMIEDRVLTYFLDKNLSKEQQEILEKMRPNAQKTQVS
- a CDS encoding outer membrane protein; this translates as MERLLKKGVSAFFLGASLNANDWTYTIVKKEELGHKRFLKKKCLKNTARHPCFARPKRAKRKPLNLDKNSYYYGTSVVQMSWLESKETFKNHSEYKNIPFAEVSLIFGYKHFFPKKEHYGFRYYAFLDYAYGFLPKSKSDFKASLRESLQIPKSYQNKLQKKETFINTLIYGMGADIVYKRAFGTLILGVNLVGETWFYETNIFKQWAKNPLNTYHPNMFQVMLNAGYRYRFSRHKNWAIELGTRIPFLINRYFKTPLYSLYFKRNLSIYLTSTYDF